From Malaclemys terrapin pileata isolate rMalTer1 chromosome 15, rMalTer1.hap1, whole genome shotgun sequence:
ctcccccgcctaggagctggacctgctggcctgAGACTAGATGCGGCCTGGTGAGCTGCATATCTCTCGGCCTGCCTCACTGTTCGACTCAGAAGAAAGGGGTCTGAAATTTACTCCCACTTTGTTCCACGGGCCTTGGCTCTTTTTCTGTGTTAGGGGGACCCTTGCACAGATCCTGTGATCGCCTATAGTGTGAGAGGATCACCTAACGAAGGTGGAACAGGGCTAAAATCTTCACCACCCGCCTACACGGTTAGCAGAAGCAGGCGGGTGTATGAGAGGATTGCCCTTTGCTCTTTCCCCAGGTGGCCCTAACACCAGCCCAGTCAACCCCAGTAACACTCCTGGGCGGCAGGTATCACAGGCTAGACGTGGCTGGGCCCCCCTCAAACCCATCCTttggccccacccatgctccccctctcccccgaagCCAGCAGGCCGGTGCTTGGGGCGTgcgagccagtgcttggggctcTTCTAGctgcagtggtgggggggggtgctcGGGGATCCGGCGGATGagagtgtgtgtggaaggggaggggccttaggtgggaggagcggggccaggggctCGCTTCCCCAAACTGCGGGGTTCATGAGTAACAGCACTCTCCCCACTCCACTGGGAATCCCAGATCCTTTCGCTCGTGCCTGGCTCCCCGGGCTTGCCAAGCTGTAGTTGGGTTTTACCTGTGGGCCGTGCTGGTGGCTTTGCGACATTAGGAAGAAGAGGTTTTCTGTGCAGtgttataataataatggagatatgcTATCTCCTAgaatggatcttgaaaggtcattgagtccagccccctgccttgactagcaggaccaactactgattttgccccagattcctaagtggcccctcaagaattgaactcatagcCCTGGGTTTAgaagaccaatgctcaaaccactgagctcttcCTCCCCACCATCAGTCGGGtcctttgtttttgtgttttattcTATTTACTTTTTCCTGGGGATTTATCAGGGTTTATTAAGACTCCGCGCCAAAAAATCGGTGCTAAAAATAACATCTCTGGGTCAATAGCggggtttattttggtgcctGAAAAGCGTCCAGTAGATGAATGCTTCGATGAAGGGAGCTTGATGTGGTTTCCTGcggaactaaaacagaactcagaaCACAATGCCACCTCAGAACCTGCATCCACCCCTGTTTGCATCGCCTagacttagaggtttttaagggatgatttagttggggcttggtcctgctttgagcagggggttggactagatgacctcctgaggtcccttccaaccctgatattctatgattctagactaAGGCCTTGGTTAccctggcaattcacagcgctgcacttgctgcactcaggggtgtgaaaaaacaccccccccgagcgcagcaagtgcagtgctgtaaagcaccagtgtaatcagcgctcgcagtgctgcacgctattcccctcggagaggtggagtacttacagcgctgcgagagagctgaCTATACTCGCGACTATACTGCCGCGGCAGCgttgtgaatccgcgagtgtagccaaggcctaatacTCAGCATTACTTCAGCAGGCAGCGTTGCATCTACacacagaggccttggctacacttgggacttcccagcgctgccgtgGGAAGTCCCAAGCctgagagctctctcacagcgctgtatgtactccacctctccgaggggaatagcttgcagcgctgcgagtgagcgagcgtgcagcgctgcaggctctgattacactggtgctttacagcgctgtactcgctgcacTCGGgaggggggggcgttttcacacccctgagcgcagcaagttgcagtgctgtacagcaccagtgtaatcagagcctggaGATACGTTAGTGTAACACATCTGTCTCCTTCAGTGTGTTGCATTTTCCTAGCAAAGCAAgttacttttggggggggggctatatTTGAATggtacaaaagtagggtgaaaaccCTGAATCATACTTTTGGTAAAACCCAGGATTTTTTCCAGTCAAGatcggtttaaactgaaaacaaagggccgtAGTTAACATGGCCTGTGATCGCCAGCTGCAGCGTTGCTGGTTCAGTGCCAGACTTTGCGGCTGCCGGCCAGTGCTTTCTCTCATTGGGCTAAACCGCCCTGATTTCTTGCGGTTGCTTCTCCAATGTCCCCTTTGCCGACTGAAAAATCTAGCTTGCTTTTCTTGCATTGTCTTCACATAGAGAACAGAAATGTAAGTACCcagggagcaaatatttaatatctAGCAAAGAACatgggctggaagctgaagctagacaaactgagGTTGGAAATGAGATGTGTGTTTTTAACAGGGAGCGTCATTAACGAgtggaacaatttagcaaggaCTGGGGGAGGCTTCTCCGTTGcaaggaatttttaaatccacacagggagggagggtataGGGGAGGTGGTAGAaagaccagacagcaagtgtgaaaaatcaggacagggggtggggggtaataggagcctatataagaaaaagacccaaaaactgggactgtccctataaaatcgggacatctggtcaccctatttcacatcccgcgcctcagtttccccatttgtgacATGGGAGGCAACAGTCCCCCGGCTCTTtcgtgaagcactttgagatcactGGGTGGAAAACAGCTAAAGATCAATATTTTTAGGGCATTTGTCGCCCTTCAGCGTCCAGAGACTGGAGCTGGTTTCGCCTTGGGGCGCTGAATTCAAGAGCCCTCTGCTAGAGAGATCCCTCCCCGTCCCCTCAGAGCTACAGCCTTCGAACTGCATGACCAGCTATGCCCAGGCCCCCCCATacaaatgcacagcgccctgcacaacaccacccctgcccagcacccccctgcccacagccccaccacaactgcccggCACCCCACACAGAagccccactccctagtgccccaacacacagatcttccctgccccctcacagcccaacaccccccacagacccctcaagagacccactcccccacgcCGTGCTGGGAAGCTCCCTCAAGACCCACTTGCCCGGAGGgacccagccaagccccccataCTGTCCCGTCTGCCCccactggctgagactggccaggcttctgcaccagtcccaggtggctcagctctggggagacaggcGGGGCCCCCCAactggtgggaagcagagactgcccggagccggaggtgcactgggatccagccagggggctgagaggagcaggggagtggggccagggggtggagaggagccctcaCCCAGCCGGTGGGCAGGCCAAGAGAAGCAATTGTGGGTAGGGGGGAGTGGGGTctcggggcaggctggggccccttctgagcatgggcctggctccattgcaccactggtgccattgtaaacccggctgtggggtggggggagtagaTTCCACGCAGGGAACTTGGGGGGCAGAGTAGACTCCATGCATGCCCCACGCAAAGAGCTGCCACGCCCACTCAATGGGCAACACAACCCCCCTTTTTGCCGCccttccatccccccaccccagttttgACACCAGACTCACACGCAGAGCCAAGATCTGTGAGTCCACATTcgaatttttatttttcagaaatacacagatggggaaagggggggggcgggaaatctATATatacaaggagggggaaaaatacccccactcctctccccttccctgccccccaggtctGGCTCTTGAATATTATTTAACGTCTAGGGTTAGCTGGCTAAGCCGCTGGTCACTAAGGGGTTGTTCTGAGGTGGACAAAAAAGGGACGCGAACCCCCTCCccgtttcatagaatcatagactatcagggttggaagggacctcaggaggtatctagtccaaccccctgctcaaagcaggaccatttcCCAATTAAATCAACCGACCCATAACAGCATTATAAACAAAATCACGGTGGGATGGGAAGAAAATCAGCATCTTGATTTGCCAGCTGCTTTGGGACCCCCCAGCGTTTCTCCCCATGCTGGGAgcaagtgatttttctttttaaaaggaaaacccaTCCTAGCCGGGTCTTTAAGGAAAATATTATGAAGTTGCAGTAACCacgcacaccccctccccccaaaaaaaaccctccccaaaCATCCCACCCCCATAAACCTCCTAATATACAATATATAGAGAATTTAATATACACTCTATTGATTTACAAGGGGGTCCCCGGCCCCTATGGCCATGGTCTCCAGACGttgagctcctggggctggcctGCAGAGTTCTGTGAGCCATTCAGCTTGTCCCGAGCACCTTTGCTGGAGTTCCCCAGCtggggccggccggccgccaggGTCTGCAGTCTGTGGCCGGCGGGGAAGGCCGGAGCAGGGTGCAGGACGCAGGTGGCGTCCCCGAGTGGCGGGCTGCAGCTGGGCAAGGCGTCGCGGGCATAGGCCgggttggagaaggggctgcCCATCGGCAGCTCCCGGGCGGTGATTTTTTCCATGCAGTGGCAGATGCGCTCCATCAGGTAGGCCTTCTTGCCCGCGCAGATGCCCGGACTGGAGCGGAGGAAGTGCGTGGCCTGGCTCAGGCATTCCCGATAGCCGCTGTGGTACCTCTGCAAAAAGGTGTCGTCTCGCCTCGCCGGCTCTGTGGTGCGTTGCAAAAACCGCCAACGACAAAGGGGGCTAATTAGCGAGGCATCAAGCAGCGGGCGCGCAAAGGGTACAGCAGGGCAAGTGCAAACCACTGGGGACGGGACACCCAATGCCCTGCAGACTGAGaaaccaccccctcccctccccgggtcTGCTAAGGCCGGGGCTTTGCGGGTGGGGGGTTCCCAGAAATAAGTGGCATTTGACACCCTGGGCCGAAGCCAGTTTTAAATGGGGAACAtccacagggccagatcctcagctggtgtaaatggttcCGCGTGCTCTGTAGACTCCCCAGTGTTAAGGTCACGTGGGAACACAGGGGTGCCCCACCCAGGGATGCCAATTTCTGAGCAAAGCTTGGATGAGTTGCACCTCCCCGGCAAGGTGGCTTCAGGGAAATACACTACAGACCTCATTGAGATCTTGTTTACAATGGTTTTCTACTCATGTAAACCAGCCTGCCCCAGTGGGTGAGTGAGAGGGGAACCAGCCCCCATGACTCAAGTGGactgactccagatttacactggggtaagcAAAAGGGGAATTAGCCCCTGTGATTTAAGCGGactgactccagatttacaccagggtaagcAAAAGGGGAATCAGCCCCCATGACTCAAGTGGactgactccagatttacaccaggataAGTGAGAGGGGAATCAGCCTCCATGACTCAAGTGGATTGACTCCAGATTAACACCAGGATAAGCAAGAGGGGAATCAGCCCCCGGGACTCAAGCGGAGTGACTCCGGATTTACACCGGGGTGTGATTAAAATCAGAACTGGGCCCCACCAGTTGGGTGTGACCCagttgaaatcaacagcaaaactgcCCAGGAAGAAGGTCTCGCAGCCAAGCAATGTATTTCTGCGTGCCACATCCGTTGACCCTCTCCCTGACCCCCATGCAAAACCCCGGAGGCAGGATTCAAAAGCCAAAAGTCACCTAAGGTGGATTTGGCtggttggggctgggggaagagaaagCCCAGGTGAGCTCCTGCTGGAAAAGGGCTGGGCCTGGCGGCGTGGGAGCTGAGTCCAGAGAGGGGGACTTAATTTCCTGCCCAGATCTATAGCAGagaaactgaggccaggtctacatttaaGGGTGGCAGCTAGGTCGAGGGGAGAAATCTGTAGCTCTGTCTACACCCAGGGTCAGGCCAGGGTAACAGCGTCACTCGGGGAGGTTGGACTGTTCACACCGCTGAGCGACGTAGTTCTACCCACCTGATTTCCTAGTGCAGGACCAGGCctgagatcaggatctggccctgcggCCGGGCCAACCCCAGACAGGAGTGTGAGAGTTTAAAAGCCTGAGCGGGGTGAGTGATGGGTGTTATGGGATGGagttgtgtacacacacacacacacacacacacacaccaggactCATCCTGTCCagtagggggcagcagggggacacACACCCCTACTTCTCAGGGTGGCAATCAAAGTCACATCCAACTACTCCCTAAggagtccatggcaaaactcttgcaccaaaccctccttcccttcccaagTGAGCAAGTCCCAGAGCTCCCACGGAGCGTCTAAACACAGGGCGCTCCCGATTTACACCAGAGAGAGAGGAGAACCTCCAACTGTGTAAATCCAGACTAAAGGCAGGGCAGAATGAGTCCCCTGGACTCCAACGAAGCTATGTCCTCTCGATCCAGTGCAAATCCGGAGTAACACCATGGGCGCCCATGGGTCGGACTCCCCCCTCGCTCACCCTGGTGTAAAAACACAGGCGCCCAACGGACATCCTCCAGAGTTACACCAAAGCCAGTGAGGACCCCAACGGAGCGACGCCAATTTGCCCCAGCTGAGCATCTCTCAGCTCTGGACCCACCCCGGAGCTCCATCCAAAGAGGTGCGAGGACGGGGGAGACCCACCCCATCGTTCGCCGGGTCCCGGCCCGGGAAACACCCCGGGAGAAGGGAagtctagggtgaccaaacatcccgctattccccctccccccgaaaagggacccagtttttcacacttgctagccGGTCACCGTAGTTGTATCTGGTCCGGGCCCAACTTGGGTTGGCCAACGGGCCCCCCCGGGCTAGAGCCAAGGAAGAGGAGTAGCCGGCCGCGCCGAAGGGGATACCTGCAGGAGGCTGGGTCCTCACAAAGTGAACTGTTTTTTGTAAAATTTCGGCCTTTTCAACTTTGGGGTTTTTAAGTCTCtgcaagaaaaacaacaacaaaaaagagagagggagggaaggaaggacaaagcggggggaaggagggaaagagagaaagagaaatatgCGTTGGATCATTCGGTTTGGGGCAGCGGCGGGGAAATGGGAGGAAGAAATCCGATTCGGCTTACCTCGTCCTGGGTGGCTTCTAATAGGAGGAGCCGGAGTCGCTCCAGGCTCCGGTTCATACGGTCCCGGCGCCGCTTCTCCATCAAGGGTttcaggagctggaggaggaaagggaaggaaggggggcagCTTTTGAAAGAGACACCCCGAAAGAGCGGGGAGATCCGGGGAGGGAGCCCCCGGATCCGGAATGAGACCCGAAGCGAGCGGACTCCGGAGTTACCTTCTTGTCCTGTTTGCTGTCCCACTGGGCGTTGCTGCTCATGGTGGcggcggccgggctgggggggcggcTGATCCCCAGCGGCCCCTTTATGAGCCGGCCCCCgccccaggcccggccccgccggcgccgCCCCCGGGCTTTGATCCGCCGCCGGAGTGTggcggccccccggcccccccgcggcgcggcacACGAGTGGGGCCGGCCCGcggggggagagcgcccccccgcccccagcctgccccaatctcccttccccacaaccCTGCTCCcaacctgcccctgctcccccttccccacagccctgacccccaacttccctcctccttccccgcagccctgacccccaacttccctcccccttccccgcagccctgacccccaacttcccatcctgtcccccatgccctacagccctgacccccaacttctgtaccctccccccacttacctacagccctgacccccaacttccctccccctccccatttcctaGAGCCCTGACCCACAACTTTCCTCCCCCCTTGCcctacagccctgacccccaaacttccctcctcctttcccacagccctgacccgcaacttccctccccctcctccctcccctacgGCCCTGACCCCAACTTCTGTACCCCcattcctgccctctcccccacttccctaCAACCTTGCCCCAGAACTTCCCTACAACCACGACCTCCAACTTCCAGAGCCGTCCGTGTCCCTGACCCCAACTTCCCCTCAACCCTCCATTGCCCCACCCCATGCTCATCTCTCCTCAGCCCCCCATTGCCCCACACCTATGCCCATCTTCCTCACTCCACCCATCCCTACAACCCAGCAGTCCCCAGCCCCAAGTTCCTGTCAcccccaactccactgcccaacTGGGTATCCTCCCCCCAAAACCAATGGGGTGACTCTCATGAGCAGGCCCCCAAACCACTGACAAAGTGtcactcctggtttacaccaatATGAGTGAGGAGTGAATTAGCCCCcactggagtgactcctgatttacaccaggggtgAGTGAGGGGTGAAACAGCCCCCATGATtccagtggagtgactcctgattcacaccaggAGCGCAGGAGTGTAGACACAGATCACATCCAAACATTGCAGCTGATTTCAGTGCCTACTCTTGTAAGTTTCACCggacagtagattttttttttaaaccaagatagATTTTACCACACTAGGGGGTTGAAATCAAGCAAGCGAACTGGTTACTGTGGCAACGTTCTTTGTTGGTCCAAATCCCCCACCCTGGTGCTCTGATCCCCAAGCTATCCCCACGGCCCCACTCCCCAGTGGAGGGAAAATTCCCTGCCTGGGGTATGTTATGGCCATGAGCGCCAGCTGTGGGCATTAGTGGAGGTGCCAAGGGCCTCTCACACATGACAGAAGGAAGATGCATCGAATATGCAAGAGGGTGGTtcagggaaggggatggggaggcCATTGTCAAGCTAATGGGTCAGGAAGT
This genomic window contains:
- the LOC128849123 gene encoding transcription factor HES-7.1-like, with the protein product MSSNAQWDSKQDKKLLKPLMEKRRRDRMNRSLERLRLLLLEATQDERLKNPKVEKAEILQKTVHFVRTQPPAEPARRDDTFLQRYHSGYRECLSQATHFLRSSPGICAGKKAYLMERICHCMEKITARELPMGSPFSNPAYARDALPSCSPPLGDATCVLHPAPAFPAGHRLQTLAAGRPQLGNSSKGARDKLNGSQNSAGQPQELNVWRPWP